Proteins encoded within one genomic window of Bradyrhizobium sp. 186:
- a CDS encoding 2-isopropylmalate synthase: MAPANKSEKDRVIIFDTTLRDGEQCPGATMTFEEKLEVAELLDDMGVDVIEAGFPITSEGDFQAVSEIARRSKNAVIAGLSRAHPADIDRCAEAVKFAKRGRVHTVIATSPLHMRVKLNKTPEQVLETSVAMVARARNQIDDVEWSAEDGTRSEMDYLCRIVEAVIKAGATTVNIPDTVGYTTPDEYTHFMKTLIERVPNSDKAVFSVHCHNDLGMAVANSLAGIVGGARQVECTINGIGERAGNAALEEIVMAINVRNDKFPFWNKIDTTQLTRASKVVSAATSFPVQYNKAIVGRNAFAHESGIHQDGVLKDASTYEIMRPEMVGLKQSSLVLGKHSGRHAFVHKLEEMGYKLGPNQLEDAFTRMKALADRKKDIYDEDIEALVDEEMAASHDRIKLTSLTVIAGTHGPQRATMKLDVDGQTRIEEAEGNGPVDAVFNCIKALVPHEAKLELYQVHAVTEGTDAQAEVSVRLSHDGRAMTARAADPDTLVASAKAYLGALNKIVMKRQRDTVTTAAAS; the protein is encoded by the coding sequence ATGGCCCCCGCGAACAAGTCCGAGAAGGACCGCGTCATCATTTTTGACACCACGCTGCGCGACGGCGAGCAGTGCCCCGGTGCCACCATGACCTTCGAGGAAAAGCTCGAGGTCGCCGAGCTGCTGGACGATATGGGCGTCGACGTCATCGAAGCCGGCTTCCCCATCACCTCCGAAGGCGACTTCCAGGCGGTCAGCGAAATTGCCCGCCGCTCAAAGAATGCGGTGATCGCAGGCCTGTCGCGCGCGCATCCGGCCGATATCGACCGTTGCGCGGAAGCCGTGAAGTTCGCCAAGCGTGGCCGGGTCCACACCGTCATCGCGACCTCGCCGCTGCATATGCGGGTGAAGTTGAACAAGACCCCGGAGCAGGTGCTCGAGACCTCGGTTGCCATGGTCGCGCGCGCCCGCAACCAGATCGACGACGTCGAATGGTCGGCCGAGGACGGCACCCGCAGCGAGATGGACTATCTCTGCCGCATCGTCGAGGCTGTCATCAAGGCCGGCGCCACCACGGTGAACATCCCCGACACCGTCGGTTACACCACGCCCGACGAATACACCCACTTCATGAAGACGCTGATTGAGCGCGTGCCGAACTCGGACAAGGCGGTGTTCTCCGTGCACTGCCACAACGACCTCGGCATGGCCGTGGCGAACTCGCTGGCCGGCATCGTCGGCGGCGCGCGCCAGGTCGAGTGCACCATCAATGGCATCGGCGAGCGCGCCGGCAACGCCGCGCTCGAAGAGATCGTGATGGCGATCAACGTCCGCAACGACAAATTTCCATTCTGGAACAAGATCGACACCACACAGCTCACCCGCGCCTCGAAAGTCGTGTCGGCGGCGACATCGTTCCCGGTGCAGTACAACAAGGCGATTGTGGGCCGGAACGCGTTCGCGCATGAGAGCGGCATCCATCAGGACGGCGTGCTGAAGGACGCCTCGACCTACGAGATCATGCGGCCCGAGATGGTCGGCCTGAAGCAGTCATCGCTGGTGCTCGGCAAGCACTCCGGCCGCCATGCCTTCGTGCACAAGCTGGAGGAGATGGGCTACAAGCTCGGCCCGAACCAGCTCGAGGATGCGTTCACGCGGATGAAGGCCTTGGCCGACCGCAAGAAGGACATCTACGACGAGGACATCGAAGCGCTGGTCGACGAGGAGATGGCGGCTTCGCACGACCGCATCAAGCTGACCTCGCTGACCGTGATCGCCGGCACTCATGGCCCGCAGCGCGCGACCATGAAGCTGGATGTCGACGGCCAGACCAGAATCGAGGAAGCCGAAGGCAACGGTCCGGTGGACGCGGTGTTCAACTGCATCAAGGCGCTGGTGCCGCACGAGGCCAAGCTCGAGCTGTACCAGGTCCACGCCGTGACGGAGGGGACTGACGCGCAGGCCGAGGTCTCGGTGCGCCTGTCCCATGACGGCCGTGCGATGACGGCGCGTGCCGCGGATCCGGATACGCTGGTGGCCTCGGCAAAAGCCTATCTCGGCGCGCTCAACAAGATCGTCATGAAGCGCCAGCGCGATACGGTGACGACGGCGGCGGCGAGCTGA
- a CDS encoding TRAP transporter substrate-binding protein, giving the protein MRTFAIAASVAALALTLDLGLGGPARADPIIIKFSHVVATDTPKGKASEKFKELAEKYTGGKVKIEVYPNSTLYKDKEELEALQLGSVQMLAPSNSKFGPLGIREFEVFDLPYILPDLKTLRKVTEGPLGARLLKLLDSKGITGLAYWDNGFKQMSANKKLVTPADYQGVKFRIQSSRVLQAQFKALSSLPQVMAFSEVYQALQTGVVDGQENTWSNIYTQKMHEVQKYITETNHGYIGYVVIVNKKFWDDLPADIRDQLAKAMKEATDFNNAQSQKENDDAFAEIKKSGKSEIIKLTPEQDEAMRKAMEPVYKDAASRIGQPLIDEFQKEAKSTTN; this is encoded by the coding sequence ATGCGCACTTTCGCGATCGCGGCGTCCGTCGCAGCATTGGCCTTGACATTGGATTTGGGCCTCGGCGGCCCCGCCAGAGCCGATCCGATCATCATCAAGTTCAGCCACGTCGTTGCCACCGACACGCCGAAGGGCAAGGCGTCGGAGAAATTCAAGGAACTCGCCGAGAAGTATACCGGCGGCAAGGTCAAGATCGAGGTCTATCCGAACTCGACGCTCTACAAGGACAAGGAAGAGCTCGAGGCGCTTCAGCTCGGCAGCGTACAGATGCTGGCTCCGTCCAACTCCAAGTTTGGCCCGCTCGGCATCCGCGAGTTCGAGGTTTTCGATCTGCCCTACATCCTTCCCGACCTGAAGACGCTGCGGAAGGTGACGGAAGGACCGCTCGGCGCGAGGCTGCTCAAGCTCCTGGATTCCAAGGGCATCACGGGCCTCGCCTATTGGGACAACGGCTTCAAGCAGATGAGCGCCAACAAGAAGCTGGTGACGCCGGCGGACTATCAGGGCGTCAAGTTTCGCATCCAGTCCTCGCGCGTGCTGCAGGCCCAGTTCAAGGCGCTTAGCTCGCTGCCGCAGGTGATGGCGTTCTCGGAGGTCTACCAGGCGCTCCAGACCGGCGTGGTCGACGGCCAGGAGAACACCTGGTCCAACATCTATACCCAGAAGATGCACGAGGTGCAGAAGTACATCACCGAGACCAACCACGGCTACATCGGTTACGTCGTGATCGTGAACAAGAAGTTCTGGGACGACCTGCCGGCCGACATCCGCGACCAGCTCGCGAAGGCGATGAAGGAGGCGACCGACTTCAACAACGCGCAGTCGCAGAAGGAGAACGACGACGCGTTCGCCGAGATCAAGAAGAGCGGCAAGAGCGAGATCATCAAGCTCACGCCGGAGCAGGACGAGGCGATGCGCAAGGCGATGGAGCCGGTCTACAAGGATGCCGCAAGCCGCATCGGCCAGCCCCTGATCGACGAATTCCAGAAGGAAGCGAAGAGCACGACGAACTGA
- a CDS encoding Spy/CpxP family protein refolding chaperone has translation MKKFTIAAIAALSIAGSGVVYAQYHRPWMSEHMRHMRMDPEDRAAFVDARIAAVHAGLKLNADQEKLWPPVETAVREFAKLRIDRANARVNAGPGDAAKDADKPDDPVARLRQRAEDMGAASAALKKIADAADPLYKTLDDGQKRRLTVLTRHRGPFGGGEDGPHHRFMERGMDRFDGHRFDRDDGPDRGREGRL, from the coding sequence ATGAAGAAGTTCACCATCGCCGCCATCGCTGCGCTCAGCATCGCCGGCTCGGGCGTGGTCTACGCCCAATATCATCGCCCGTGGATGTCCGAGCACATGCGCCACATGCGCATGGACCCGGAAGACCGCGCCGCCTTCGTCGATGCGCGGATCGCCGCCGTTCATGCCGGGCTAAAGCTGAACGCCGACCAGGAGAAGCTGTGGCCGCCGGTCGAGACGGCAGTGCGTGAGTTCGCCAAGCTGCGCATCGACCGTGCCAATGCGCGGGTGAATGCCGGTCCGGGCGACGCTGCCAAGGACGCGGACAAGCCGGATGATCCGGTCGCCCGCCTGCGCCAGCGCGCCGAGGACATGGGCGCGGCCTCCGCGGCCTTGAAGAAGATCGCCGATGCGGCTGACCCGCTCTACAAGACGCTGGATGACGGCCAGAAGCGGCGTCTCACCGTGTTGACCCGCCACCGAGGCCCGTTCGGCGGCGGCGAGGACGGCCCGCATCACCGCTTCATGGAACGCGGCATGGACCGCTTCGATGGCCACCGTTTCGACCGGGACGACGGCCCGGACCGGGGCCGGGAGGGTCGGCTCTGA
- a CDS encoding xanthine dehydrogenase family protein molybdopterin-binding subunit, whose product MSDASATMNFGRRDAADKLRGRTRYTIDRYLPGMLHAAVLRADVPSGRIARLDIAKAARMPGVRAIVTAADAPGMVGIGIADHPLFARDVIRYDGEPIAAIAADTLIQARAALAAIDVEIEPLPVVLTMADALAPDAPLVHPDWRNYEVLLEGGARGGNVAWEATVVRGDVDTAFARPDVEIIESSFRVGRQNHVAFEPRAVIASYEDERFHIETSTQVPWSVRNATARLLAVPASQVRVTVPPVGGGFGLKFDIAIEPFAALLARASGRSVRLVNSREEEMLTCLFRENAEIRIRSAVTRDGEIAGREAVVLMDCGAYGGEQIFLTTMTAHTLGGNYSLGAVRLVSRAVYTNTAPNGAFRACNGVYNTFALERHTDEIAARIGMDPLAFRRRNVLGDGDLGATGQVFEGDVLGPMLDRMDTMRDAAAMPPERADGRLYGRATAVGTWFVFVGPSAATVNMNADGTATLVTSGVEIGSGSMMQALPQIVAGALGLSPNDVIVRAADTDAAGYDVGVGGGRTTVSLGAASLSAAQEVRTKLLKVASEMIEAAPEDLVMRSGRIEIAGAPGSGRLISEVAARAQGQIGPISGTGAFTGAGVPAMPGCVAGHFIDAIDIPVFAVHDCEVAVDTETGHVEVLSYRVVQDVGRALNPRAICGQIQGGVVQGLGYALHEEVTIGSNGRVCQNGFETYRVPLALDVVPVEINLYEGAPSIGPLGTKGAGEVPILNVAAAVACAIADATGKPIRELPLTPPRVLELLLDQRSTLSLPHIAEAWTDNLVRPHSAGGSN is encoded by the coding sequence ATGTCCGACGCTTCCGCAACCATGAATTTCGGGCGACGCGACGCAGCGGACAAGCTGCGCGGCCGCACCCGCTACACCATCGATCGCTACTTGCCGGGCATGCTGCACGCGGCGGTGCTGCGCGCCGATGTGCCGTCAGGCCGGATCGCCCGTCTCGACATCGCCAAGGCTGCCCGCATGCCCGGTGTGCGCGCCATCGTGACCGCCGCGGATGCGCCCGGCATGGTCGGGATCGGCATCGCCGACCACCCGCTCTTTGCCCGCGACGTGATCCGCTACGACGGCGAGCCGATCGCCGCGATCGCGGCGGACACGCTGATACAGGCTCGGGCCGCGCTTGCGGCAATTGACGTCGAGATTGAACCGCTACCCGTGGTTCTCACCATGGCGGATGCGCTTGCTCCAGACGCTCCGCTCGTGCATCCCGACTGGCGCAACTACGAGGTTTTGCTCGAAGGCGGTGCCCGCGGAGGCAACGTCGCCTGGGAGGCGACCGTCGTTCGCGGCGACGTCGATACCGCGTTTGCCCGGCCCGATGTCGAAATCATCGAAAGCTCCTTCCGGGTCGGCCGCCAGAACCATGTCGCCTTCGAGCCGCGCGCTGTGATCGCAAGTTACGAAGACGAGCGCTTCCACATCGAAACATCGACCCAGGTGCCCTGGAGCGTCCGCAATGCGACCGCACGCCTGCTGGCCGTGCCGGCCTCCCAGGTCCGAGTCACCGTACCGCCGGTCGGCGGTGGTTTCGGCCTCAAATTCGACATCGCAATCGAACCCTTTGCGGCCTTGCTTGCAAGGGCGAGCGGACGATCCGTCCGACTCGTCAATTCGCGCGAGGAAGAGATGCTCACCTGTCTCTTTCGCGAAAACGCCGAAATCCGCATTCGCTCGGCGGTGACGCGCGATGGCGAGATCGCCGGACGCGAAGCCGTCGTCCTGATGGATTGTGGCGCGTATGGCGGCGAACAGATCTTCCTGACCACGATGACCGCTCACACGCTCGGCGGAAATTATTCCCTTGGCGCGGTGCGGCTGGTCTCGCGCGCGGTCTATACCAACACCGCCCCGAACGGCGCTTTCCGCGCCTGCAACGGCGTCTACAATACTTTCGCCCTCGAGCGGCATACCGACGAAATCGCAGCCAGGATCGGCATGGATCCCCTCGCCTTCCGCCGTCGCAACGTGCTCGGCGACGGCGATCTCGGCGCCACCGGCCAGGTGTTCGAGGGCGACGTGCTTGGCCCGATGCTTGACCGGATGGATACGATGCGGGATGCCGCCGCAATGCCGCCCGAGCGTGCCGACGGCAGACTTTATGGACGCGCGACCGCGGTAGGTACCTGGTTCGTCTTTGTCGGCCCATCGGCCGCGACCGTGAACATGAATGCCGACGGGACGGCAACGCTGGTGACATCGGGCGTCGAGATCGGGTCAGGTTCCATGATGCAAGCTCTGCCTCAGATCGTGGCCGGCGCGCTCGGCCTCAGCCCTAACGATGTGATCGTCCGCGCAGCCGACACGGATGCCGCCGGCTACGATGTCGGTGTCGGAGGCGGCCGAACCACTGTCTCGCTCGGTGCAGCCAGCTTGTCGGCGGCGCAAGAGGTGCGCACGAAGCTGCTGAAGGTCGCCTCCGAGATGATCGAGGCCGCGCCTGAGGATCTTGTCATGCGCTCCGGACGAATTGAAATTGCCGGAGCGCCCGGCTCCGGCCGCCTGATCTCCGAAGTTGCGGCCCGCGCCCAGGGGCAGATCGGCCCAATCTCCGGCACCGGCGCCTTCACAGGAGCCGGTGTGCCCGCGATGCCCGGCTGCGTCGCTGGCCATTTCATAGACGCGATCGACATACCCGTCTTCGCCGTCCATGATTGCGAGGTCGCCGTCGACACCGAGACAGGACACGTCGAGGTGTTGAGCTATCGCGTCGTCCAGGACGTTGGCCGCGCGCTGAACCCGCGCGCGATTTGCGGCCAGATCCAGGGCGGCGTCGTGCAGGGATTGGGCTATGCCCTGCATGAGGAAGTGACGATCGGCAGCAATGGCCGCGTCTGTCAAAATGGCTTCGAGACCTACCGCGTGCCGCTGGCCCTCGATGTCGTTCCGGTCGAGATCAACCTGTACGAAGGTGCGCCGTCGATCGGGCCGCTAGGGACGAAGGGCGCCGGCGAAGTTCCGATCCTGAATGTCGCAGCCGCCGTCGCATGTGCCATCGCCGACGCAACCGGAAAGCCAATCCGGGAGCTGCCATTGACTCCGCCGCGGGTGCTCGAACTCCTCCTCGACCAAAGGTCAACTCTCTCCCTGCCCCACATTGCCGAGGCCTGGACAGACAATTTGGTGCGCCCGCACAGCGCTGGCGGGTCGAATTGA
- a CDS encoding (2Fe-2S)-binding protein: protein MSLSLTVNGDHLTSAADPVTPLVDVLREESYLTGAKPVCREGFCGACMVLIDGNPTPSCLMPVALAQGYDIRTVEGLAVNGGLNPIQAALEASDAVQCGMCFPGMVVSLTHLLTTCPEATRDDIRAALTGNICRCTGYERIIEATLLALATK, encoded by the coding sequence ATGAGTCTCAGCCTGACCGTCAACGGCGATCACCTCACCTCCGCTGCCGATCCCGTCACGCCTCTCGTCGACGTCCTGCGCGAGGAGTCTTATCTGACAGGCGCGAAGCCCGTATGTCGCGAGGGCTTTTGCGGCGCCTGCATGGTGTTGATCGACGGCAATCCCACCCCGTCGTGCCTGATGCCGGTGGCGCTCGCCCAAGGCTACGACATCCGCACCGTCGAGGGCCTTGCCGTAAATGGCGGATTGAACCCGATCCAGGCCGCACTCGAGGCCTCCGACGCGGTCCAATGCGGCATGTGCTTTCCCGGCATGGTCGTGAGCCTGACGCATCTCTTGACGACCTGCCCTGAGGCAACGCGCGACGACATTCGTGCTGCTCTGACGGGCAACATCTGCCGTTGCACCGGATACGAACGCATCATCGAGGCCACGCTGCTTGCGCTTGCGACGAAATGA
- a CDS encoding FAD binding domain-containing protein, which produces MVTPTTGSVYVAPSLTAALDALDEGGSAAAPFAGGTWIMRAPIRHEPLKSRYVAIGRIPELRAIKIDAEMVEIGAAVTHVALAAALAELSEFDVLTAAASRSANPAIRTMATIGGNLATTAFAAADCVPALLCLDAEVEIASRGGRERISLEQFLTMRSTLAPGWLVQRIIVPRRGRKTVHARLPLRRAGDYPTAIVSLAVSVDDLGHVRTASVAVGSVEPVSRRWERLEAALVGHPLNAAKAAEAAAELVDEFTGRDSADVPAWYRVRVLPGLVRRAVAALGS; this is translated from the coding sequence ATGGTTACGCCCACCACGGGGTCCGTCTACGTCGCCCCCTCGCTGACGGCGGCGCTCGATGCGCTCGACGAAGGCGGCTCCGCAGCCGCGCCCTTCGCCGGCGGCACCTGGATCATGCGCGCCCCAATCCGGCACGAACCGCTTAAGTCCCGTTACGTTGCAATCGGGAGGATACCAGAGCTCCGCGCGATCAAAATCGATGCCGAAATGGTCGAGATCGGTGCGGCGGTGACGCACGTCGCACTGGCCGCAGCACTGGCGGAACTTTCGGAGTTTGACGTACTTACCGCGGCGGCCAGTCGCTCCGCCAATCCGGCTATCCGCACGATGGCGACCATTGGCGGCAACCTCGCAACGACAGCATTTGCCGCGGCCGATTGCGTGCCCGCGCTGCTCTGCCTCGATGCCGAAGTTGAGATCGCGAGCCGAGGCGGCCGAGAGCGAATCAGCCTGGAGCAGTTTCTGACGATGAGATCGACACTGGCGCCCGGGTGGTTGGTCCAACGGATCATCGTGCCTCGGCGCGGCCGCAAGACTGTTCACGCTCGCCTGCCGCTGCGACGGGCCGGAGACTATCCGACCGCCATCGTCAGTCTCGCCGTGAGCGTTGACGATCTCGGGCACGTTCGGACGGCAAGTGTCGCCGTCGGTTCAGTCGAGCCGGTCTCGCGCCGATGGGAGCGTCTCGAGGCCGCGCTCGTCGGACATCCGCTGAATGCGGCGAAGGCTGCGGAAGCAGCGGCCGAGCTCGTGGACGAATTTACAGGTCGCGACAGTGCCGACGTGCCTGCTTGGTACCGGGTGCGCGTACTACCCGGCCTCGTCCGCCGTGCGGTCGCCGCGCTTGGCTCTTGA
- a CDS encoding hydantoinase B/oxoprolinase family protein — MAGDLTLDPVTFEVLKNSFITSVDQMGEQVLRTCYSFVIYNRDFSSALHDAKGECAAQGNQDIAVHVGTLHFTCQDVMRYFGGDMHEGDVFAINDPYAGGTHFPDVRLIRPIFADGKIIAFSQSNGHWSDVGGSVPGSFDVAAREMFREGLRITPIRLFDKGRFCKDVAHLIASNTRDPASIIGDIQAQSQATQVCEREILRLVNKYGRDTVETGLAAVQDYVERSVRQRIAALPDGEWETVDFIDRDPGGGEGMIPIRIKLTIRGDRAIYDFTGSHPTIGSIYNSAFGTTFSAVAAGMKTFFPDLPLNSGFYRCFEIIAPEGSIVDAKWPIAVTGFLMPFEKIMNSIYEMWSKLMPERALACAFNLEYLLTGGLDARSSDKPIFMFYDWLPGGWGGRNGKDGSNVTTACFGTGLMSQPVEGQERANPILTTECEILKDSPGPGKWRGGAGVVKTSRMLQAEKSVISYICDRERAVVWGIEGGLPSMPHGLTLTRAGGHAEERLGSIFSDIPIGEGDIFSRPTAGGGGFGDPLERDPALVIEDIKDDYVSVDRAATDYGVVVHTIDAELCEYEVDKVATAALRAKIRAERVANVRLDPETVAENYRSGAIGVLDVIRQHAVILDWGTGALLPKSTNQFREVFERRSVAKWSTG; from the coding sequence ATGGCCGGCGATCTCACGCTTGACCCCGTGACCTTCGAGGTTCTCAAGAACTCGTTCATCACCAGTGTCGACCAGATGGGCGAGCAGGTGCTGCGGACCTGCTACTCCTTCGTCATTTACAACCGCGACTTCTCGAGCGCCCTGCACGACGCCAAGGGCGAATGCGCGGCGCAAGGCAATCAGGACATCGCCGTCCATGTCGGTACGTTGCATTTCACCTGCCAGGACGTCATGCGCTACTTCGGCGGCGATATGCATGAAGGCGACGTCTTTGCCATCAACGACCCCTACGCCGGCGGCACGCACTTCCCGGATGTGCGCCTGATCCGACCGATCTTCGCCGACGGCAAGATCATCGCCTTCAGCCAGTCGAATGGCCATTGGTCGGACGTCGGCGGCAGCGTGCCGGGGTCGTTCGACGTCGCCGCGCGCGAAATGTTCCGCGAGGGCCTGCGCATCACGCCGATCCGCCTGTTCGACAAGGGACGCTTCTGCAAGGACGTCGCGCATCTGATCGCCTCCAACACTCGCGATCCGGCATCGATCATCGGCGACATCCAGGCGCAGTCCCAGGCCACCCAGGTCTGCGAACGCGAGATCCTGCGTCTCGTCAACAAATATGGTCGCGACACGGTCGAGACCGGCCTTGCTGCCGTGCAGGACTATGTCGAACGCTCGGTGCGCCAGCGCATCGCGGCCCTGCCCGATGGTGAATGGGAGACAGTGGACTTCATTGACCGCGATCCCGGCGGCGGCGAAGGCATGATTCCGATCCGCATCAAGCTGACGATCAGGGGCGACCGCGCCATCTACGACTTCACCGGCAGCCATCCGACCATCGGCTCGATCTACAACTCGGCCTTCGGTACGACCTTCTCCGCCGTCGCGGCCGGCATGAAAACCTTCTTCCCGGACCTCCCGCTCAATTCGGGCTTCTACCGCTGCTTTGAAATCATCGCGCCGGAAGGCTCGATCGTCGATGCCAAATGGCCGATCGCCGTCACCGGATTCCTGATGCCGTTCGAGAAAATCATGAACTCGATCTACGAGATGTGGTCGAAACTGATGCCCGAGCGCGCTCTCGCTTGTGCGTTCAATCTCGAATATCTCCTCACCGGCGGGCTCGACGCCCGCAGCTCCGACAAGCCCATCTTCATGTTTTATGACTGGCTGCCCGGCGGCTGGGGCGGACGCAACGGCAAGGACGGCAGCAACGTCACGACGGCATGCTTCGGCACTGGCCTGATGTCGCAGCCCGTCGAGGGCCAGGAGCGCGCCAATCCGATCCTGACCACGGAATGCGAAATCCTCAAGGACTCGCCGGGTCCGGGCAAATGGCGGGGTGGCGCCGGAGTGGTCAAGACGTCGCGCATGCTGCAGGCCGAGAAGAGCGTGATTTCCTACATCTGCGACCGCGAGCGCGCCGTGGTGTGGGGGATCGAAGGCGGTCTGCCATCCATGCCGCACGGCCTGACGTTGACGCGTGCCGGCGGCCACGCCGAAGAGCGGCTCGGCTCGATCTTCTCGGATATCCCGATCGGCGAAGGCGATATCTTCTCGCGCCCGACGGCCGGCGGCGGCGGATTCGGCGATCCGCTCGAACGCGACCCGGCCCTCGTGATCGAAGACATCAAGGACGACTATGTCTCGGTCGATCGCGCTGCGACGGATTATGGCGTTGTCGTGCATACCATCGACGCCGAGCTCTGCGAATATGAGGTCGACAAGGTCGCGACCGCGGCGCTCCGCGCCAAAATCAGGGCCGAGCGTGTCGCTAATGTGCGGCTCGATCCCGAGACCGTGGCGGAAAATTATCGCAGCGGCGCGATCGGCGTGCTCGACGTGATCCGTCAGCACGCCGTGATCCTCGACTGGGGCACCGGAGCCCTGCTTCCAAAATCCACAAATCAGTTCCGCGAGGTATTCGAGCGGCGCTCGGTGGCGAAGTGGAGCACAGGCTGA
- a CDS encoding hydantoinase/oxoprolinase family protein: MQNLRVAVDVGGTFTDICIMDETTGLIRIEKTSSTPDPIEGIMGGVSKAGIDLSEVALFSHGTTVATNALITRRLPRTAVVTTKGFRDVIEIRRANKEDLWDTYKDVVKPYVPRRDRLTVPERVDAGGIVIEPLDVEAARNVARILKRRGVAAIAVCFMNAYLNGANERTMRDILLEEMPDIPVSISSQVLPEIFEHERFSTTVANAVVSPVVVSYTSRLGERLADEGYTRDLLLLHTGGGVMTPASVKDFAARLAGSGIAAGAIASRYIAGLCGFPNSIGLDMGGTSTDVSLAYEGRSRITKDWYIEFGYPIRFASIEVLTIGAGGGSLAWTDSAGSLRNGPQSAGAFPGPACYSNGNTQPTNTDANVTLGRLGTNLAGGKVKLDPALARQAVEDGVAKPFGLGLHEAADAIVKVANANMSDAVRLISISRGYDPRDFALVAFGGAGALHGVDVARELAIPVVIVPPNPGVTSALGCLLVDMQHDFSQSCMVGADQADAADIEAQFAALEKDALARLTHEGIAPQDIVLQRSIDMMYRGQWRSLAVHAPSPIGVIADLVQSFHAEHKREYNFRRDSAPVSFFRLNLKAVGVVPKAEFAVHEPTGVIPEPVGRRRVWFDGNGLDTPVYERDDLPCGFSFQGPAIVEQVDATTVVPPGASAEVDKYLNIIIRVKE; this comes from the coding sequence GTGCAGAACCTTCGTGTGGCCGTCGACGTCGGCGGCACCTTTACCGACATCTGCATCATGGACGAAACAACCGGCCTCATCCGCATCGAAAAGACGTCGTCGACGCCCGATCCCATCGAGGGGATCATGGGCGGCGTATCCAAGGCAGGCATCGATCTTTCCGAGGTGGCGCTGTTCTCCCACGGCACCACCGTTGCAACCAACGCGCTGATCACACGCCGCCTGCCGCGCACTGCCGTGGTCACGACCAAGGGGTTTCGCGATGTCATCGAGATCCGGCGCGCCAACAAGGAAGACCTCTGGGATACCTACAAGGATGTCGTCAAGCCTTACGTCCCGCGGCGCGACCGTCTGACCGTGCCGGAACGGGTCGACGCCGGCGGCATCGTGATCGAGCCGCTCGATGTCGAGGCCGCGCGCAACGTCGCACGCATCCTCAAGCGCCGCGGCGTCGCCGCGATCGCGGTCTGCTTCATGAACGCCTATCTCAACGGGGCGAATGAGCGGACCATGCGCGACATCCTCCTCGAGGAAATGCCTGACATTCCGGTCTCGATCTCCTCGCAGGTGCTCCCCGAAATCTTCGAGCACGAGCGGTTCTCGACCACGGTCGCGAATGCCGTCGTGAGCCCGGTCGTGGTCAGCTACACGAGCCGACTCGGCGAGCGGCTTGCCGATGAAGGCTATACCCGCGATCTCCTGCTGCTGCACACCGGCGGCGGCGTCATGACGCCGGCCAGCGTCAAGGACTTCGCCGCGCGTCTGGCTGGTTCCGGAATCGCCGCTGGTGCCATCGCCAGCCGCTACATCGCCGGTCTCTGCGGCTTTCCTAACTCGATCGGTCTCGACATGGGCGGCACCTCGACCGACGTGTCGCTGGCCTATGAAGGGCGGTCTCGCATCACCAAGGACTGGTACATCGAGTTCGGCTATCCGATCCGCTTTGCGTCCATCGAGGTCCTCACCATCGGTGCCGGCGGCGGATCGCTGGCCTGGACTGACTCGGCGGGCTCCCTGCGCAACGGCCCGCAATCGGCCGGCGCCTTTCCGGGTCCTGCCTGCTACAGCAACGGCAACACCCAGCCGACCAATACGGACGCCAACGTTACGCTGGGCCGGCTCGGCACAAATCTCGCCGGCGGCAAAGTGAAGCTTGACCCCGCGCTGGCACGCCAGGCGGTCGAAGACGGCGTCGCAAAGCCGTTCGGCCTCGGCCTGCACGAGGCAGCCGACGCGATCGTCAAGGTTGCCAACGCCAACATGTCGGATGCGGTGCGGTTGATCTCGATCAGCCGCGGCTACGATCCACGCGACTTCGCGCTCGTGGCCTTCGGCGGTGCAGGTGCGCTGCACGGGGTTGATGTCGCGCGCGAGCTGGCGATCCCGGTCGTGATCGTGCCGCCCAATCCCGGCGTGACCTCGGCGCTTGGCTGTCTCCTGGTCGACATGCAGCACGATTTTTCGCAGAGCTGCATGGTCGGCGCCGACCAGGCCGATGCCGCCGACATCGAGGCGCAGTTCGCGGCGCTGGAGAAGGACGCACTCGCCCGGCTCACCCACGAAGGCATCGCGCCACAGGATATCGTGCTCCAGCGATCAATCGACATGATGTATCGCGGCCAATGGCGGTCGCTCGCGGTCCATGCGCCGAGCCCCATCGGCGTGATCGCGGACCTCGTCCAAAGCTTTCACGCCGAGCACAAGCGTGAGTACAATTTCCGCCGCGACAGCGCCCCGGTCAGCTTCTTCCGTCTCAATCTGAAGGCGGTGGGCGTCGTCCCCAAGGCGGAGTTCGCCGTCCACGAACCGACCGGTGTGATCCCTGAGCCGGTTGGCCGCCGCAGGGTGTGGTTCGACGGCAACGGGTTGGACACGCCCGTCTACGAGCGCGACGACCTGCCCTGCGGCTTCTCCTTTCAAGGCCCTGCGATCGTCGAGCAGGTCGATGCGACCACGGTCGTCCCGCCCGGCGCCAGCGCCGAGGTCGACAAATATCTCAACATCATCATCCGCGTGAAGGAGTGA